Genomic window (Thomasclavelia spiroformis DSM 1552):
ATGTATGTCAGTATTTGGGTTACCAATGATTTTAGCTGTAATCTTATCTATTATTGGATGTGCTCTATTAGGTATTGTAACAGAACGTGTAGCTTATCGACCATTGCGTGGTAGCGGGTCTTTAGCAGTTTTAATTACTGCCATTGGTGTAAGTTATTTATTACAAAATTTATTTTTAATTATTTTTGGCTCAGCATCATTAACATTTCCAAAAATAATTCCATCTGGAACAATTCATTTAGGTGCTATTTCCATGTCATATGTAACAATTGCAACATTAGTAATTACAGCAATATCAACGGCATTATTACTTTTCTTTATCAATAAAACAAAATTAGGTAAAGCAATGCGTGCTGTAAGTGAAGATGGAAAAGCAGCACAATTGATGGGAATAAATATTGATACAACTATTGCTTTAACTTTTGCAATTGGATCTGCTTTAGCAGCTATTGCAGGTGTAATTTATGGAACAAAATTTTCTTTAATTAACCCATATATTGGTGCAATGCTAGGAATTAAAGCATTTATTGCAGCAGTATTAGGAGGAATTGGAAGTATACAAGGTGCGATGATCGGAGGCCTTATTATAGGAATAGCTGAATCATTTACAATTACCTATATTTCTTCAGCTTTTTCTGATGCAGTTGTTTTTGGAATTTTAATATTTATATTGCTTATTAAGCCTGCTGGTTTATTTGGAAGCAATGTAAGAGAGAAAGTATAGGTGATTGAATATGAAAAAACAATTTAAAAAGGTTGGTATATCATTTATAGGTACAATTTTACTATATTTTATTTTAACATTTTTAATATCTAGTGGTATTATTTCTAATTATTGGTTAGGAATTATTATGATTGCAGGAATTAATATTATTTTAGCATCATCATTAAATTTAGCAACTGGATATTTAGGACAATTAACACTAGGACATGCTGGATTTATGTCTGTAGGTGCATATGTTTCAGCGTTATGTAGTATTCATTTAGAATTGCCATTTATTGCTTCACTATTAATGGGAGCTATTATAGCGGCTATTATTGGAATTATTATTGGAATCCCAACATTGCGTTTAAAAGGGGATTATTTATGTATTATTACATTGGCGTTTAATGAAATTATAAGAGTTATTATGGTAAACTTAAGCATTACTAATGGTTCGAAAGGATTAGTTGGAATTCCACGTAGTACAAATTTTGCAATTGTATTTTTTTCGGCAGCAGTTACAGTTTTTGTAATATATTCGATTGTTAAGTCAAGACATGGACGTGCTATTATTTCTATTCGTGAAGATGAAACTGCGAGTGAACTAAGTGGAATACCTACTACTTATTATAAAATATTAGCTTTTGCAATTTCTGCATTTTTTGCAGGGTTAGCTGGAGGATTGTATGCTCATTATATTACTGTAATTTCACCAAAAGTATTTGATTATAATAAATCAGTAGAAATATTGGTTATCGTTGTGCTTGGTGGTATGGGAAATTGGAAAGGTTCAATTATTGCGGCTATTGTGATGACAATTTTACCAGAATATCTTAGAGCATTTTCACAATACAGAATGTTATTATATGCAGCAATATTGATTATTGCTATGATCTTAAAAGAAAAAAATATTTTTAAAACTATTAAAAATTATATCCCTTTTCTAAAAGATAAGGAGGTAGTTTAAATGGCTTTATTAGAAGCAAAGGGTTTAGGAATTAGATTTGGTGGATTAAAAGCAGTCGACGAATTTAATTTTGAGATAGATGAAAATCAATTGTTTGGATTGATTGGTCCAAATGGTGCAGGTAAAACTACTGTTTTTAACTTACTTACAGGCGTATATAAACCAACAAGTGGCGGTATTGTCTTTGCAGGGAAATCAATTAATAAACTAACTCCTACAAAAATAACACAATTAGGAATTGCTCGAACATTCCAAAATATTCGTTTGTTTAAAGATATGACAGTATTAGACAATGTTAAAGTTGGGTTACATTATTCACAGAATTATTCTTTATTAGCGAGTATTTTACATTTACCTAACTATTTTAAAGGTGAAGAACAAATGACAAAAAAAGCAATGGAATTACTGGAAGTCTTTGATTTAGATAAATATGCAGATGTTAAAGCATCTAATTTACCATATGGTAAACAACGAAAATTGGAAATTGCTAGAGCTCTTGCTACTTCACCAAAATTATTGTTATTAGACGAACCAGCTGCTGGTATGAATCCTACAGAAACTGCAGAACTAATGGAAACAATACAAATAGTTCGTAAAAAATTTCAAGTTTCTATTTTGTTAATTGAACATGATATGAAATTAGTAATGGGAATTTGTGATAAAATAGCAGTATTAAATTTCGGGACAATAATTGCATTTGGTACACCAGATGAAATAAAGTCTAATCCAGATGTTATAGCTGCATATTTAGGTAATAGTGACTAGGAGGGTTAAGATGTTAAAAGTTAATAATTTGAATGTTCATTATGGTGTTATTAATGCTGTTAAGAATGTTACATTTGATGTAAATGAAGGCGAAATAGTTGCGTTAATTGGTGCAAATGGAGCAGGCAAAACATCTATTATGCATGCTTTAAGTGGATTATTAAAATCTACAATTGGTGATATATTTTTTATGGATAAAAATATTAATAAGATGCCAGCTCATAAAATAATTGCAGAAGGTTTAGCACAAGTTCCAGAGGGGCGTAGAATTTTTGCTCAATTATCAGTTGAAGATAATTTGGAAATGGGTGCTTATTTAAGAACTGATAAAATCGGAATTGAAAGAGATTTAGAAAACATTTATAATAAATTTCCTCGTTTAAAAGAGCGTAAACACCAATTAGCTGGAACATTATCTGGTGGGGAACAACAAATGCTTGCAATGGGAAGAGCTTTAATGTCACGTCCAAAGTTATTGTTATTAGATGAACCATCAATGGGTTTATCACCAATTTTAGTTAATGAAATTTTTGAAATAATAAAAGAGATAAATAAAGATGGAGTAACTATTTTCTTAGTTGAGCAAAATGCTAATAAAGCATTATCTATAGCTAATCGTGCATATGTTTTAGAAACAGGAAAAATTACTATTTCTGGAGAAGCATCAGATGTTGCAAATAATCCAAAAGTTCGTGAAGCATATTTAGGATAAAAATGATAATAAAAATGTCATGAGTTAAAACTCATGACATTTTTTATAATATATTTATATTATAATTCAATATATTTTTTTACTAAAGCAACTACTTCATCCATTGTAGAACAATTAATAGCTTTAGCTGCTAATTCATTCATTTCAGATTTTTTCATTGATCTAATTAATTTTCTTTGAGCTAAAATAGATGTAGCTGACATAGAGAATTCATCTAGTCCTAAACCGATTAGTAATGGTGCTGCAATTGCTTCACCAGCCATTTCACCACACATACCTGTCCATTTACCTTCTTTATGAGATGATTCAATTACATGTTTGATTAAACGTAAAATTGATGGATGGAAAGGTTGATATAAGTATGAAACTCCTGATGACATTCTATCTGCAGCAAAAGTATATTGAACTAAATCATTTGTACCAATTGAGAAGAAGTCAACTTCTTTAGCAAATTGATCAGCTAATACTGCAGCAGCAGGGATTTCAATCATAATACCAACTTGGAAATTATCAGAAACAGCAATACCTTCATTTACTAATTTTTCTTTTTCTTCTAATAAAATTCCTTTTGCTTTTCTAAATTCATCTAAAGTAGCAATCATTGGGAACATAATTCTTAAATCACCATAGACAGATGCTCTAAGTAAAGCTCTTAATTGAACTCTAAAAATATCTTCTTTTTGGAAACATAAACGAATTGCTCTAACACCTAGGAATGGATTCATTTCTTCTGGTAATGGAAGAGCTTCAATTTTTTTATCTCCACCAATATCTAATGTACGAACAACAACTGGTTTACCACTCATACCTTCTAAAACTTCCTTATATACAGAAAATTGTTGTTCTTCAGTAGGTAATTCAGCTGATTCCATATATAAGAACTCAGTTCTAAATAAACCTACTCCTTCACCACCATTATCTAAGACAGCTTGAATATCTTTAGGAGAACCGATATTAGCTACTAACTCAACATGATGATCATCTAAAGTAATAGATTTTTCGTTTTTTAATTTTTTTAATTCTTCTTTATAAGCAATAAATGCTTCACGTTTAGCTTGATATTCTTTAATTTCTTCTTCGTTTGGATTTACAATAACAATACCAGCTTCACCGTCTAAAATAATCATGTCATTTTCATTAACATCTTCAGTAATTGTTTTACAAGAAACAACAGCAGGAATTTCTAATGAACGAGCCATAATAGCTGAATGAGATGTTCTACCGCCAATATTAGTAGCAAAACCTCTTACTAAATTTTTATTTAATTGAGCTGTATCTGAAGGAGTCAAATCATCAGCAATAATTACTACTTCCTCATCAATTAATGCAGGATTAGGTAATGATTTACCTAATAAATTAGCTAATAAACGACGAGAAACGTCTTTAATATCAGCAGCTCTTTCTTTGAAATAAGCATCATCCATGCTTTCAAACATTGCAATGAACATATTTGCAACTTCTTCTAATGCTGCAGCAGCATTAATTTTTTCATTTTTTATTTTGTCTTCAACTTGACTTTTTAATTCAGGATCTTGCAATACTAATGCATGCGCATCAAATACTGCTGCTTCTTCTGCTGATAAGTTCTTAGCAGCAGCTTCTTTAATAGATTCTAATTCTTTTGCAGTTTGTGTCATAGCATCATCATATTTTTTGATTTCAGCATCTGCATCTTCTACTGTAACTTTAGTCACAGTTAAATCAGGCATAACTAGTTTATAAGCTTTAGCGATAGCAATCCCACTAGATGCCCCAATTCCGTTTATCATTATAAAAACACCTCCGTACATCACTTATTCTACCTTATTTTATATGAAAAATAAAGAAATATTGTAGCCAGGTTTGTCTTTTTTTTAATCTACTTATAAATAGTAGGAGTAAAATAAAATATATTGTTTATACAAAAATTATCAAAAGATAGCTTTAGCTTGAAGTTTTGATATAAAAATAGTATCATAATAAGAGGAGGGACAGAATATGAAAGTAATTATTTGTGAAAATTATGAAGAAGCAAGCCAAAAAGCGGCTGATATTATGCTGGAAGTTGTGAAAAATAAACCAACTGCTAATTTAGGATTAGCTACAGGTTCAACACCAATTAAAATGTATGAATTAATGGTTAAAGATCATAAGGAGAACGGGACTTCTTATCAA
Coding sequences:
- a CDS encoding branched-chain amino acid ABC transporter permease, producing MKKQFKKVGISFIGTILLYFILTFLISSGIISNYWLGIIMIAGINIILASSLNLATGYLGQLTLGHAGFMSVGAYVSALCSIHLELPFIASLLMGAIIAAIIGIIIGIPTLRLKGDYLCIITLAFNEIIRVIMVNLSITNGSKGLVGIPRSTNFAIVFFSAAVTVFVIYSIVKSRHGRAIISIREDETASELSGIPTTYYKILAFAISAFFAGLAGGLYAHYITVISPKVFDYNKSVEILVIVVLGGMGNWKGSIIAAIVMTILPEYLRAFSQYRMLLYAAILIIAMILKEKNIFKTIKNYIPFLKDKEVV
- a CDS encoding ABC transporter ATP-binding protein, coding for MALLEAKGLGIRFGGLKAVDEFNFEIDENQLFGLIGPNGAGKTTVFNLLTGVYKPTSGGIVFAGKSINKLTPTKITQLGIARTFQNIRLFKDMTVLDNVKVGLHYSQNYSLLASILHLPNYFKGEEQMTKKAMELLEVFDLDKYADVKASNLPYGKQRKLEIARALATSPKLLLLDEPAAGMNPTETAELMETIQIVRKKFQVSILLIEHDMKLVMGICDKIAVLNFGTIIAFGTPDEIKSNPDVIAAYLGNSD
- a CDS encoding ABC transporter ATP-binding protein, translating into MLKVNNLNVHYGVINAVKNVTFDVNEGEIVALIGANGAGKTSIMHALSGLLKSTIGDIFFMDKNINKMPAHKIIAEGLAQVPEGRRIFAQLSVEDNLEMGAYLRTDKIGIERDLENIYNKFPRLKERKHQLAGTLSGGEQQMLAMGRALMSRPKLLLLDEPSMGLSPILVNEIFEIIKEINKDGVTIFLVEQNANKALSIANRAYVLETGKITISGEASDVANNPKVREAYLG
- the ptsP gene encoding phosphoenolpyruvate--protein phosphotransferase, which translates into the protein MINGIGASSGIAIAKAYKLVMPDLTVTKVTVEDADAEIKKYDDAMTQTAKELESIKEAAAKNLSAEEAAVFDAHALVLQDPELKSQVEDKIKNEKINAAAALEEVANMFIAMFESMDDAYFKERAADIKDVSRRLLANLLGKSLPNPALIDEEVVIIADDLTPSDTAQLNKNLVRGFATNIGGRTSHSAIMARSLEIPAVVSCKTITEDVNENDMIILDGEAGIVIVNPNEEEIKEYQAKREAFIAYKEELKKLKNEKSITLDDHHVELVANIGSPKDIQAVLDNGGEGVGLFRTEFLYMESAELPTEEQQFSVYKEVLEGMSGKPVVVRTLDIGGDKKIEALPLPEEMNPFLGVRAIRLCFQKEDIFRVQLRALLRASVYGDLRIMFPMIATLDEFRKAKGILLEEKEKLVNEGIAVSDNFQVGIMIEIPAAAVLADQFAKEVDFFSIGTNDLVQYTFAADRMSSGVSYLYQPFHPSILRLIKHVIESSHKEGKWTGMCGEMAGEAIAAPLLIGLGLDEFSMSATSILAQRKLIRSMKKSEMNELAAKAINCSTMDEVVALVKKYIEL
- a CDS encoding branched-chain amino acid ABC transporter permease; amino-acid sequence: MDFIEQIINGLSTGSMYALVAVGYTMVYGIAKMINFAHGEIIMVGAYITYACMSVFGLPMILAVILSIIGCALLGIVTERVAYRPLRGSGSLAVLITAIGVSYLLQNLFLIIFGSASLTFPKIIPSGTIHLGAISMSYVTIATLVITAISTALLLFFINKTKLGKAMRAVSEDGKAAQLMGINIDTTIALTFAIGSALAAIAGVIYGTKFSLINPYIGAMLGIKAFIAAVLGGIGSIQGAMIGGLIIGIAESFTITYISSAFSDAVVFGILIFILLIKPAGLFGSNVREKV